A genome region from Populus alba chromosome 5, ASM523922v2, whole genome shotgun sequence includes the following:
- the LOC118047731 gene encoding REF/SRPP-like protein At3g05500, translating into MAENDVNMQQQLDKEEEERRLKYLQFVQVAAVHAVLTFTNLYIYAKDKAGPLKPGVETVEGTVKSVVGPVYDKFREVPIEVLKFVDRKVDESVTNMDNHVPPLVKQVSSRALLAAQNAPVAARAVASEVQRAGVKETASELAKSVYSKYEPTAKELYSKYEPKAEQAAVSAWRKLNQLPLFPQVAQVVVPTAAFCSVKYNQTILSTAEKGYKVSLYLPLVPTEKIAKVFSDEVPESAPLVSS; encoded by the exons ATGGCTGAAAATGATGTCAACATGCAACAGCAACTG GataaagaggaggaggagaggaggCTGAAGTACTTGCAGTTTGTGCAAGTGGCTGCAGTACATGCTGTGTTGACGTTTACAAACCTCTATATTTATGCTAAAGACAAGGCTGGACCGCTGAAGCCCGGCGTGGAGACTGTTGAGGGGACCGTTAAGAGTGTTGTTGGACCTGTTTATGACAAGTTTCGTGAAGTTCCCATTGAGGTTCTCAAGTTTGTTGATCGCAAG GTGGATGAATCTGTCACTAATATGGACAACCATGTGCCCCCACTCGTCAAACAGGTGTCATCCCGAGCACTCTTGGCAGCTCAAAATGCTCCAGTGGCAGCTCGAGCAGTGGCTTCAGAAGTTCAGCGTGCTGGTGTGAAAGAAACCGCCTCCGAATTGGCAAAATCTGTTTACTCCAAGTACGAGCCTACAGCCAAGGAGCTCTACTCCAAGTATGAACCGAAGGCAGAACAAGCTGCTGTCTCTGCCTGGCGCAAGCTCAATCAGCTCCCACTCTTCCCTCAAGTGGCTCAGGTGGTTGTGCCAACTGCTGCCTTTTGTTCTGTGAAGTACAATCAAACCATACTCAGCACTGCAGAGAAGGGATACAAGGTATCCTTGTATTTGCCCCTGGTGCCTACCGAGAAGATTGCTAAGGTCTTTAGCGATGAAGTGCCTGAATCAGCCCCATTGGTTTCCAGCTAG
- the LOC118047732 gene encoding rapid alkalinization factor — MARWSSWFLISATVLILMAMGLSSTVQGSGDHHLGWIPATRTSICKGSIAECMAEDGEEFEMDTEINRRILATSRYISYGALQRNNVPCSRRGASYYNCQRGAQANPYSRGCSRITRCRS; from the coding sequence ATGGCAAGGTGGAGTTCTTGGTTCTTGATTTCAGCTACAGTCTTGATCTTGATGGCGATGGGCTTATCATCCACCGTTCAAGGAAGCGGGGATCACCATCTGGGGTGGATTCCTGCCACTAGAACATCAATCTGCAAGGGGTCTATAGCAGAGTGCATGGCTGAGGACGGAGAAGAGTTTGAGATGGACACAGAGATCAACCGGCGTATTTTAGCAACTAGCAGATACATCAGCTATGGTGCGCTTCAGAGGAACAATGTTCCTTGCTCTAGGCGTGGCGCTTCTTACTATAACTGCCAGAGGGGGGCTCAGGCTAATCCTTATAGCCGTGGATGCAGTCGCATTACAAGGTGCAggagttga